GTGTCTGTGCGGCTTGGTCGCGTTCCGGCAGGGGACTGACCACCCTCGCCTCGTGCATGAAGTAGGGCGGGTAGCCGGTTCGCGTGAGGTCCAGGCCCATCACGAGGTCTTCGACGAGGTCGTCGTGGTACCCATGTACTTCGCGAAGCACGCTCCAGGGTAGTGCCATGCCCGTTCCGCCAAGGTGGCAAGGAAGCCCGAGACGCTTGAGCCCTCGTCGCCGGATCCAGCTACGGACCAGGTAGGCGAGAGCAGAAACGACGATCCTAGGCGTCGGGTTTGGCGGAAGAGTGCACCCTGACTCCGCCTGCACCGGACGCCCCAGCTCGTGGGCCAGCGCTGCCAGCTCAAGCAGTGTGGCTTCCGAGTCCGAGGCCACCGCGCAGTCCGCGTCGAAGACGACCACCACGTCGGGCGCGTTGGCGGCGAGGTGCTCGAGCGCATACTGGATGGCGAATCCCTTGCCGCGTCGCTGGCGGTCCTGCCTCACAAGAACCTCCGCGCCAGCATCGCGCGCCCGGCGGGCGGTCTGATCATCGCAGTTGTCCGCGACCACCAGCACCCGTGCCTGCGACCGCACCTGCTCGAGCAGGTGCGCGACGGTCTTCGCGATGACCGCCTGTTCGTTATGGGCAGGGACCACCACCACCGTAGAAATGGGACCGCCCCTGCGGGGTTTCGGGCTACGGGGCGTCGGGAACTGCGCGGCAATGCACTCCCCAACGAACACCGCGGTGGGCACGCTCAGCGCGGATGCGGCGAGCCTCCAGATGCCGTCCAGGGCTGTGATCAGCTGAGCGAGCCCCATGTTGCTAGCGGGCCGGTACGAGCTCTGGTGTGCCCGTCGTGTCAGGTACCGGGCCAGCGTCGGTGGGCACGCTGACCTCGGGTGCCGAGATAGAGCTCTGCACAGCGCTCGCCGTCGCGGCAGTGGGTACCGGCGGCTGCACCGAAGAGTGGGTCGGTTGTG
The nucleotide sequence above comes from Pseudomonadota bacterium. Encoded proteins:
- a CDS encoding glycosyltransferase family 2 protein, with product MGLAQLITALDGIWRLAASALSVPTAVFVGECIAAQFPTPRSPKPRRGGPISTVVVVPAHNEQAVIAKTVAHLLEQVRSQARVLVVADNCDDQTARRARDAGAEVLVRQDRQRRGKGFAIQYALEHLAANAPDVVVVFDADCAVASDSEATLLELAALAHELGRPVQAESGCTLPPNPTPRIVVSALAYLVRSWIRRRGLKRLGLPCHLGGTGMALPWSVLREVHGYHDDLVEDLVMGLDLTRTGYPPYFMHEARVVSPLPERDQAAQTQRRRWEHGHLAALVSTAPRLLLRGLYEGRKELIAQGLDLMVPPLAFLVSLQLLLIAGGACLAWAGASPLALFISGAGLLALCAAVLISWARFARREIPMRFILTVPAYVLWKIPIYLSFLLGRQERNWVRTERRTEQAREPEPRS